The Candidatus Kryptoniota bacterium DNA window CGCGTACGCATCGAAATGCCAACGGTAGGGAGATATTAGCCACGACCAGCCGAGGACCTCGCCCGGCCCAACGGTCTCTATTCCAATTGATCCTTTCTCGCCAGCTTGAATCTTGAGCGCGACTCTCCCGGTCTTTATGAGGTAAAAGGTCCTGGCTTCCTCACCCTCCTTAAAAACATATGTGTCCTCAGGAATCACCACGTTTGAAGCGCACGAAGTAAGGGTTTTGACCAGGTTTTCGCTCATGTCGCTCAGGAACGGATGATCTCCTAACGATTCCGCCAAGTCACGAACTTCCATGGCTGTTCTCCTTCTTGTAGTGGGGTAGTGGATCCATCGATACGTTATGTGAGAGCAGTGGAGGCTCTCGAAACTCTGACCAACCCAACCAGCCTCGCGCGATAGCGACGTTATTCGCACACAGGCTAACTCGCAAGAGGATTGGCTTACTGGTACGACCACTGAGGACTCGCCTGCTGGGGCCGGACATTCTTCTCACCTTGGGGTATATGGAATTACTCGAAAGCCGCTCGTATGTTCGAATACGCCTCACGAGTAATTTGCGCAATCTGTCGACTGAATGGCACATATCAGGGACCTAAACGGTGCGTTTCCCAAATGTAATTCTGAGACTTACAACGATTAGCGACGCCAACTTGCGAGGCGTGTACATACGCCACGATTAGGAGAGCCAATTTAAGAGAAGTAATCACTGCACCACCTTATCGCACCGACAAAAAGTCGTCGTACTTGATACGATGTTCCGCGAACCGTGCGGCTAAATTTATGCTCGTGACATTTCAAATGCAAATAGTATTCTTGGGATGCGGAATATTCGCCCGACGGAAGGCGCCCAACTCCCCACTCGATGCGACATGGTCTGGCGTACTTTCAGGTAGTGCCCTAGATTGATTCTTGGAGTGATAGATGCGAGATTTGGTTGATCCACAAAAAACGGAGGTATGCAATGACAGACGAGACGCGGGCAATTGTAGCCAGCAATCTGACCTTGGCATTCTTCTATGCAAATCCGGCGGAATTAATTGAGCAACAACGAGATCCAAGGGTTCAATACACGGTTGCCGATCGCCTGCAAAAACTCATAGATTACTATTTGCAGATTTTCAGTACGCTTAAAGAACAGGAAAGTGCCTAGAGAATTTAAGCTGTAGATTCCCGACACGAATTGGCTTGTTTTCTTTAAAGAAGGAATCGGTTGGGCCCATGTTCGTTCGCGTCATTTCGACACTGTCAACTTGCCGCCGTGTGAGGGAGTCCCTTTCCAACGCTTTAAGCGCCGACATGCGATCAAGAATCGATACAGTTCTATAATGGTACGAGCGTTGGACCACTGACCTTGCGTTGTCT harbors:
- a CDS encoding cyclic nucleotide-binding domain-containing protein, whose protein sequence is MEVRDLAESLGDHPFLSDMSENLVKTLTSCASNVVIPEDTYVFKEGEEARTFYLIKTGRVALKIQAGEKGSIGIETVGPGEVLGWSWLISPYRWHFDAYAVEGVRAFAIDGTCLRKKCETDHDFGYEMLRRFSEVLERRLGATRFQLLDVYG